The sequence TCATGGGCCGGGCCGATTTGCCTGGCGAAGAGGAGCAGTACCACGCCTACGTTTCGGTGGTCCGGACCATGGCAGGTCGACCCGTCACGATACGCACGCTGGATATTGGTTCAGACAAAACCTTGGACGGCGAGGCGACCGTCGCGACCAATCCTGCCCTGGGCCAGCGAGCCATTCGATATTGTCTGGCGCGCCCGGACATGTTTGCCAGTCAGTTGCGGGCCATTCTGCGTGCGTCGGCTCACGGCCCGGTGCGCATGCTGGTTCCCATGATCGCCCACATGCACGAAGTCAAAGCGGTGTATGCCGCGCTGGATGCCGCGCGTCGGGAGCTAGATCTCAGAGGGCAGGCCTATGCGGCAAAAATGGAAGTCGGTGCCATGGTCGAAGTACCTGCCATGGCGATCGCGATCGAGCCTTTTGCCCAGGCGCTGGACTTCCTATCCATCGGTACCAATGATTTGATTCAGTACACGCTGGCCATCGATCGGGGTGATCACGATGTGGCTGGCTTGTATGACCCCTTGCATCCGGCGGTCCTGCGTTTGATTGCCGCGACCATCAACGCCGGTGAGCGGGCTGGCAAGCCGGTTGCCGTGTGTGGCGAGATGGCGGGCGATGCGCGGCTGACACGGCTGTTATTGGGGCTGGGGTTGAAGGAGTTCTCCATGCATCCGCAGCAACTGCTCGACGTCAAACGTGAGGTCAGGCGGGCGCATTCGAATGCATTGCGCGTAAAGGTGGCTTCCGTGATCAACCGGGCCTTGCCCGTGGACCTGGATCACCTCGAGCAGGCTTGATCGGTGTTGGGCCGAACGGGGCCGGCCACGTGCCGGCCCTTGTTTTGTCAAGCGAACCCGGATCCTGCCGACTGAGGCGACGGGCGATACCGCGCTGCGCAGCAGGGGCGGGCCCTGAGCCCGATGAGCAAGCCGGTCTGGGTGGCGCCAGCCAGCCTGGCCGCCAGGATTTGAAAACCCATCGAACGCAAGGCCGATGCAAAAACCGCCGCCAGCAGGTTTTGACCCAATCCGGCGCCAGTGGCGATCTCGGCCACCCAGGTGCCGGATCGTAGGCCCTATCGCCCCCAGAACGCCTCGGGTTCAGGCCAGCGAGGCCTGCATGGTGATCTTGGCGTTGAGCACCTTGGACACCGGGCACCCTGCCTTGGCCTTGGCGGCCGCTTCCTGAAATGCCGCGTCGCTGGCATTGGGGATGCTCGCCACGACGATCAGGTGGATGGCCGTTATCGCGAACCCATCATCGGTTTTGTCCAGCGTGACCTCGGCGGAGGTGTCGATGCGTTCGGCGGTCAGCCCTGCCTCACCCAGCACATTGGATAGCGCCATGGAAAAACAACCCGCGTGGGCCGCCCCAATGAGTTCTTCGGGGTTGGTGCCGGGTTCATCCTCAAAACGGGTTTTGAAGCCGTAGGGCTGGCTCTTGAGTGCGCCGCTCTGGGTGGAGATGCTGCCCTTGCCGTTCTTCAGGTCGCCTTGCCAGACGGCAGATGCTGTCTTTTTCATGAGGAAACTCCTGTTAGCGTGATGAGGGAGACCAGCTCCCAGCCGGTCCATCATATCGTCCCATGGCCTAAGTGGAAAATCGTGAGGGGATGCGGCCATAATGCAACCAGGAGGCTGCCATGTTGAACATCAATAGCACCGCCACGCGCAAGGCGCTGG comes from Bordetella holmesii ATCC 51541 and encodes:
- a CDS encoding peroxiredoxin, OsmC subfamily protein; translated protein: MKKTASAVWQGDLKNGKGSISTQSGALKSQPYGFKTRFEDEPGTNPEELIGAAHAGCFSMALSNVLGEAGLTAERIDTSAEVTLDKTDDGFAITAIHLIVVASIPNASDAAFQEAAAKAKAGCPVSKVLNAKITMQASLA